One segment of Trichlorobacter ammonificans DNA contains the following:
- a CDS encoding fatty acid--CoA ligase, translating into MFHLPSAYDYPLLIKNLLFCPVVDNPKQEIVYRDVFRYTYGELRQRVQRLANVLTDLGVKPGDTVAVMDWDSHRYLECFFAVPMIGAVLHTINVRLSPEQILYTIDHAEDDVLLVNSEFLPILEQIRGRIDTVRSYVLLNDEPAPPQSSIPFAGEYETLLAAARPEFEFPDFDERSRATTFYTTGTTGMPKGVYFSHRQLVLHTLGVMGVLGSALEHGRFHCRDVYMPITPMFHVHAWGVPYIATMLGVKQVYPGRYVPDLLLELVEREKVTFSHCVPTILHMLLKHPHSQRLDLSGWKLIIGGAAMSRALCIEALARGIDVFTGYGMSETCPILTISHLTPEMLELSPDEQALIRCKTGRSLPLVDLRVVDGCLREQPRDNVTAGEIVVRAPWLTQGYLKDTKASERLWEGGWLHTGDVAVRDELGYLRITDRSKDVIKVAGEWVSSLELEDIIAHQPGVAEVAVIGIPDEKWGERPLVLVVPRPDSGLTEKDVAHHVREYADRGLVNKQVLLLRVRFVETIDKTSVGKVSKVTLREKYAVR; encoded by the coding sequence ATGTTCCATCTGCCATCCGCCTATGACTACCCGCTCCTGATCAAGAACCTGCTCTTCTGTCCCGTGGTGGACAACCCCAAACAGGAGATCGTCTACCGCGATGTTTTCCGCTACACCTACGGCGAGTTGCGGCAGCGGGTGCAGCGGCTGGCCAACGTGCTGACCGATCTGGGGGTCAAGCCGGGGGATACGGTTGCCGTGATGGACTGGGACTCCCACCGCTACCTGGAATGCTTCTTTGCCGTGCCGATGATCGGCGCCGTGCTGCACACCATCAATGTCCGGCTATCGCCGGAACAGATTCTCTACACCATCGACCACGCCGAAGACGACGTGCTGCTGGTGAACAGCGAATTTCTGCCGATCCTGGAGCAGATCCGGGGACGGATCGACACGGTCAGAAGTTACGTGCTGCTGAACGACGAACCGGCCCCGCCGCAGAGCAGTATCCCCTTTGCCGGCGAATATGAAACCCTGCTGGCCGCTGCCCGGCCGGAGTTCGAGTTCCCCGATTTCGACGAGCGGAGCCGCGCCACCACCTTCTACACCACCGGCACCACCGGCATGCCCAAGGGGGTCTACTTCAGTCACCGGCAACTGGTGTTGCACACCCTGGGGGTCATGGGGGTGCTGGGGTCCGCCCTGGAGCATGGCCGCTTCCATTGCCGGGACGTCTACATGCCGATCACCCCCATGTTTCACGTCCATGCCTGGGGGGTTCCCTACATCGCCACCATGCTGGGGGTCAAGCAGGTCTACCCCGGTCGCTATGTTCCCGATCTGCTGCTGGAGCTGGTGGAGCGGGAAAAGGTCACCTTCTCCCACTGTGTTCCCACCATCCTGCATATGCTGCTCAAGCACCCCCACAGCCAGCGGCTGGACCTGTCCGGCTGGAAGCTGATCATCGGCGGCGCCGCCATGTCCCGGGCCCTCTGCATTGAGGCGCTGGCCCGGGGTATCGATGTGTTTACCGGCTACGGCATGTCGGAAACCTGTCCGATCCTGACCATCTCGCACCTGACCCCGGAGATGCTGGAACTCTCGCCGGATGAGCAGGCGCTGATCCGCTGCAAGACCGGCCGCTCCCTGCCGCTGGTGGACCTGCGGGTCGTGGATGGCTGCCTGCGGGAGCAACCCCGTGACAACGTCACCGCCGGCGAGATCGTGGTGCGGGCCCCCTGGCTGACCCAGGGGTACCTCAAGGACACCAAGGCATCGGAGCGGCTCTGGGAAGGGGGCTGGCTGCATACCGGCGACGTGGCGGTGCGGGATGAGCTGGGCTACCTGCGGATCACCGACCGCAGCAAGGATGTCATCAAGGTGGCCGGCGAATGGGTCTCCTCCCTGGAGCTGGAAGATATCATCGCCCATCAGCCCGGTGTGGCCGAGGTGGCGGTCATCGGTATCCCCGACGAAAAATGGGGGGAGCGCCCCCTTGTCCTGGTGGTGCCCCGTCCCGACAGCGGGTTGACGGAAAAGGATGTCGCCCATCATGTCCGGGAGTACGCCGACCGCGGGCTGGTTAACAAGCAGGTGCTGCTGCTCAGGGTCCGCTTTGTGGAGACCATCGACAAGACCAGTGTCGGCAAGGTCAGCAAGGTAACCCTGCGGGAAAAGTACGCCGTGCGGTAA
- a CDS encoding ArsR/SmtB family transcription factor yields MTLDTFKALADPCRLRLVAILLHGEFTVQELTRILGMGQSRISRHLKILSEAGILGVKRQGTWSYYRVGDDNRFFAAIRPVLEQELATLPDQGRDLAAVAAVLEERRQRSREFFDRHARQWDDLARTLLPVPEYRRHLLTLVPEGGTLVEIGVGTGGLLAELAVRADRVIGVDHSPAMLAEARQRLTDNGITGIDLRLGEMTHLPLPDGSAGSVLLNMVLHHAADPPAVLAEIRRVLQPGGLLLIADLARHEREAAREQLADQWLGFDETELTGWLRGAGFTMCGGERIEGTAGEESVVLVVGCTNHTKTTTKTSHRKGA; encoded by the coding sequence ATGACCCTTGATACCTTCAAAGCCCTGGCCGATCCCTGCCGTCTGCGTCTGGTGGCGATCCTGCTGCATGGTGAATTCACCGTGCAGGAGCTGACCCGCATCCTGGGGATGGGGCAGTCCCGGATCTCCCGCCACCTGAAGATCCTGAGCGAGGCCGGTATCCTCGGTGTCAAGCGGCAGGGGACCTGGAGCTACTACCGGGTGGGTGACGACAACCGCTTCTTTGCCGCCATCCGGCCGGTGCTGGAGCAGGAGCTGGCAACACTGCCGGACCAGGGCCGGGACCTGGCTGCCGTGGCTGCGGTGCTGGAGGAACGCCGGCAGCGGAGCCGGGAGTTCTTCGACCGCCATGCCCGCCAGTGGGACGACCTGGCCCGCACCCTGCTGCCGGTGCCGGAATATCGTCGTCACCTGCTGACCCTGGTGCCGGAAGGGGGAACCCTGGTGGAGATCGGTGTCGGTACCGGCGGTCTGCTGGCAGAGCTGGCCGTGAGGGCCGACAGGGTTATCGGCGTCGATCATTCCCCGGCCATGCTGGCAGAGGCCCGGCAGCGCCTGACGGACAACGGCATTACCGGCATCGACCTGCGCCTGGGAGAGATGACCCACCTGCCGCTGCCGGACGGCTCGGCCGGCAGCGTACTGCTCAACATGGTGCTGCATCATGCTGCCGACCCGCCGGCGGTGCTGGCGGAGATCAGGCGGGTGCTCCAGCCCGGCGGCCTGCTGCTGATCGCCGATCTGGCCCGCCATGAACGGGAGGCGGCCCGGGAGCAGTTGGCCGACCAGTGGCTTGGCTTTGACGAGACGGAACTGACCGGCTGGCTGAGAGGTGCCGGATTTACCATGTGTGGTGGTGAGAGGATCGAGGGAACAGCAGGAGAGGAATCCGTTGTTCTGGTCGTTGGCTGCACGAACCATACAAAAACCACTACAAAAACATCACACCGAAAAGGAGCGTAA
- the ahcY gene encoding adenosylhomocysteinase: MSQDYIVADLSLADWGRKEIKIAETEMPGLMAIREEYAASQPLKGARITGSLHMTIQTAVLIETLTALGAEVRWASCNIFSTQDHAAAAIAVAGVPVFAVKGETLEQYWEYTHKIFEWPDGGFSNMILDDGGDATLLLHLGTKAEKDSSVLNNPGSEEETILFAAIKKQLATDPTWYSTRLKEIKGVTEETTTGVHRLYQMHEKGELAFPAINVNDSVTKSKFDNLYGCRESLVDGIKRATDVMVAGKIAVVCGYGDVGKGSAQALRALSAQVWVTEIDPICALQAAMEGYRVVTMDYAADKADIFVTATGNYHVITHEHLLKMKDQAIVCNIGHFDNEIEVAALEQYQWEEIKPQVDHVILPSGNRIILLAKGRLVNLGCATGHPSYVMSSSFANQTIAQIEIFCNPGTYPVGVYTLPKHLDEKVARLQLRKLNVQLTTLTKEQADYIGVPVEGPYKAEHYRY; this comes from the coding sequence ATGTCACAGGATTACATCGTAGCAGACCTGTCTCTGGCCGACTGGGGCCGCAAAGAGATCAAGATCGCCGAGACCGAGATGCCGGGGCTCATGGCCATCCGCGAGGAGTACGCCGCGTCGCAGCCGCTGAAAGGTGCCCGCATCACCGGCTCGTTGCACATGACCATCCAGACTGCGGTGCTGATCGAGACCCTCACCGCCCTGGGGGCGGAAGTGCGCTGGGCTTCATGCAACATCTTCTCTACCCAGGACCACGCCGCGGCCGCCATTGCCGTCGCCGGGGTGCCGGTCTTCGCCGTCAAGGGTGAGACCCTGGAGCAGTACTGGGAGTACACCCACAAAATCTTCGAGTGGCCCGATGGCGGCTTCTCCAACATGATCCTGGACGACGGCGGCGACGCCACCCTGCTGCTGCACCTGGGGACCAAGGCGGAGAAGGATAGCTCCGTGCTGAACAACCCCGGCTCCGAGGAGGAGACCATCCTCTTTGCCGCCATCAAGAAGCAACTGGCCACCGATCCCACCTGGTACTCCACCCGTCTGAAGGAGATCAAAGGGGTGACCGAGGAGACCACCACCGGCGTGCATCGCCTGTATCAGATGCACGAAAAAGGGGAGTTGGCCTTCCCGGCCATCAACGTCAACGACTCGGTGACCAAGTCCAAGTTCGACAACCTGTACGGCTGCCGCGAGTCCCTGGTGGACGGCATCAAGCGGGCCACCGACGTGATGGTGGCCGGCAAGATCGCCGTGGTCTGCGGCTACGGCGACGTGGGCAAAGGCTCTGCCCAGGCGTTGCGCGCCCTGTCCGCCCAGGTCTGGGTCACCGAGATCGATCCGATCTGCGCCCTGCAGGCCGCCATGGAAGGGTACCGCGTGGTGACCATGGACTACGCCGCCGACAAGGCGGACATCTTCGTCACCGCCACCGGCAACTACCACGTCATCACCCATGAGCACCTGCTGAAAATGAAGGACCAGGCCATTGTCTGCAACATCGGCCATTTCGACAACGAGATCGAAGTGGCGGCCCTGGAGCAGTACCAGTGGGAAGAGATCAAGCCCCAGGTGGATCACGTCATCCTGCCCAGCGGCAACCGGATCATCCTGCTGGCCAAGGGGCGGCTGGTGAACCTGGGCTGCGCCACCGGCCACCCCAGTTACGTGATGTCCTCCTCCTTCGCCAACCAGACCATCGCCCAGATCGAGATCTTCTGCAATCCGGGCACGTACCCGGTGGGGGTCTACACCCTGCCCAAGCATCTGGACGAGAAGGTGGCCCGCCTGCAACTGCGCAAACTGAACGTGCAGCTCACCACCCTGACCAAGGAGCAGGCCGACTACATCGGCGTGCCGGTGGAAGGACCGTACAAGGCCGAGCATTACCGCTATTGA
- a CDS encoding YkgJ family cysteine cluster protein encodes MVASCVEHSCRPGCGACCIAPSISSPIPGMPSGKPAGVRCAQLTADNRCRIFGQAARPAVCARLAPTPEMCGAGADEALERLSRWELLTRPEIPERWHHGKRTVCRAPAL; translated from the coding sequence ATGGTTGCCTCGTGCGTAGAGCATTCATGCCGTCCCGGCTGCGGAGCCTGCTGTATCGCCCCCTCCATCTCCTCTCCGATTCCCGGCATGCCATCGGGCAAACCGGCCGGTGTGCGCTGTGCGCAGTTGACGGCCGACAACCGATGCCGTATCTTCGGACAAGCGGCACGGCCGGCGGTCTGCGCCCGCCTTGCTCCCACGCCGGAAATGTGCGGCGCCGGCGCCGATGAGGCCCTGGAGCGGCTTTCCCGCTGGGAATTGCTGACCAGGCCGGAAATACCAGAAAGGTGGCACCATGGCAAAAGAACTGTATGTCGGGCACCTGCCCTATGA
- a CDS encoding RNA recognition motif domain-containing protein: protein MAKELYVGHLPYEATADDLRRLFSVAGTVTSVHIITDPATGKSKGCGYVRMAAEEQLKEAIDCLDGALMGDRIITVSIANPQKTTTRPAGRPSPGMKPGSRRSRARQKS, encoded by the coding sequence ATGGCAAAAGAACTGTATGTCGGGCACCTGCCCTATGAAGCAACCGCCGACGATCTGCGCCGCCTGTTCAGCGTGGCCGGTACGGTCACCTCGGTCCATATCATCACTGATCCGGCCACCGGCAAGTCCAAGGGGTGCGGCTACGTCCGGATGGCGGCGGAGGAGCAGTTGAAGGAAGCAATCGACTGCCTGGACGGAGCACTGATGGGAGACCGGATCATCACGGTCAGCATCGCCAATCCCCAGAAAACGACAACCAGGCCGGCGGGGCGGCCGTCACCCGGCATGAAGCCCGGGTCCCGCCGCTCCCGGGCCCGCCAGAAATCTTGA
- a CDS encoding DUF169 domain-containing protein, giving the protein MELFDQFLNTVRETVNPATQPVAVSIVRDGAVAEGKKIRVRGQRLAICQQIAYSRMYGWSTWTDQASAHCVLGAACAGLIAPPARVLDGSVNTGIYQKDQAAAAAMQQAMPRLPAGTAGVLTTPLARPVEGIAPDLVVIYLNAAQAMRFVQAFLYREGGTFVMKSSGDAGVCSRAVAQVYLSGEPAVEIPCLGDRRFAMTQDHELCVGIPLGWLERTMEGLAATHKAGIRYPVPFQIPAGCDLPPAYITAGDDC; this is encoded by the coding sequence ATGGAACTGTTCGACCAGTTTCTGAACACGGTGAGAGAAACAGTGAATCCGGCCACCCAGCCGGTGGCGGTCAGCATCGTGCGCGACGGGGCGGTGGCGGAGGGGAAGAAGATTCGTGTCAGGGGCCAGCGGCTGGCCATCTGCCAGCAGATCGCCTACAGCAGGATGTACGGCTGGTCCACCTGGACCGATCAGGCCAGTGCCCACTGCGTGCTGGGGGCCGCCTGCGCCGGCCTGATCGCGCCGCCGGCCCGGGTACTGGACGGTTCGGTCAACACCGGCATCTACCAGAAGGATCAGGCGGCAGCGGCAGCCATGCAGCAGGCCATGCCTCGCCTGCCTGCCGGTACCGCCGGCGTGCTGACCACACCCCTGGCCCGGCCGGTGGAGGGGATTGCCCCTGACCTGGTGGTGATCTACCTCAACGCGGCCCAGGCAATGCGCTTCGTGCAGGCGTTTCTGTACCGGGAGGGGGGAACGTTCGTCATGAAGAGCTCCGGCGACGCCGGGGTCTGTTCCCGGGCCGTGGCCCAGGTCTACCTCAGCGGCGAACCGGCGGTGGAGATCCCCTGCCTGGGGGATCGGCGTTTCGCCATGACCCAGGACCATGAGCTCTGCGTCGGCATTCCGCTCGGCTGGCTGGAGCGGACCATGGAGGGGCTGGCCGCCACCCACAAGGCCGGCATCCGTTATCCGGTACCCTTCCAGATCCCTGCCGGCTGCGACCTGCCGCCGGCTTATATTACCGCCGGGGACGACTGCTGA
- a CDS encoding acyl-[acyl-carrier-protein] thioesterase, giving the protein MSGTGPAAGMAAMSEPLFSRTLEVRYHDADPHGAVRLTALLAYLQDVAAEHALALGVAVKDLRRLGLTWVLSRVHLQLARLPRCGEQVTIRTWPVSREGIFSVRDFELLDGRGERFGCATSSWAVLDLKSRRPVRIDACLPAYPLHPLRALDDPFAAVPTADRWETELQLPVLRGNLDINGHVNNTVYAGWALEAVPSRIFDHAVPLAVEINFRAEVHYGDRIISRCSVIDEGADLWLLHRIDHAEDGRELARLRSRWQPGR; this is encoded by the coding sequence ATGTCCGGCACCGGACCCGCCGCCGGGATGGCCGCCATGAGTGAGCCGCTGTTCAGTCGCACCCTTGAGGTGCGCTACCACGATGCCGATCCCCACGGTGCGGTGCGGTTGACGGCGCTTTTGGCCTACCTGCAGGATGTTGCGGCGGAACATGCGCTGGCGCTGGGGGTGGCGGTGAAGGATTTGCGCCGGCTGGGACTCACCTGGGTCCTCTCGCGGGTGCATCTGCAACTGGCCCGACTGCCCCGCTGCGGTGAGCAGGTGACCATCCGCACTTGGCCGGTGAGTCGCGAGGGGATCTTTTCGGTGCGGGATTTTGAGCTGCTGGACGGCCGGGGGGAACGGTTCGGCTGTGCCACGTCATCCTGGGCGGTGCTTGATCTCAAGAGTCGCCGTCCGGTGCGGATCGACGCCTGCCTGCCAGCCTATCCGCTCCATCCGCTGCGCGCGCTGGACGATCCCTTTGCGGCAGTACCGACGGCCGACCGCTGGGAGACGGAACTGCAATTGCCGGTACTGCGCGGTAACCTGGACATCAACGGCCACGTCAACAACACCGTCTATGCCGGCTGGGCCCTGGAGGCGGTGCCGTCCCGCATCTTCGACCATGCCGTTCCCCTGGCCGTTGAGATAAACTTCCGGGCCGAGGTCCATTACGGCGATCGGATCATTTCCCGCTGCAGCGTGATCGACGAGGGAGCTGACCTCTGGCTGTTGCATCGGATCGACCATGCCGAGGATGGCCGCGAACTGGCCCGGTTGCGCAGTCGCTGGCAGCCCGGCCGCTGA